A section of the Bacillus sp. HSf4 genome encodes:
- a CDS encoding sugar ABC transporter substrate-binding protein: MKRWLFGVLSLLLMFAMWGCSNSKNANSHDGKTLTVWVHVSDDSEEGKVYQKRVDAFNKKYASENVEAKIDFIPRSGNGGGYEDKVNAALTTNTLPDVITLDGPNTAAYAKSGVIAPLDEYIKGQDDLLPSIKQQGTYQGKLYAIGVSESSVGIYYNKKMLKDAGVDLKTLPTVENPWTWDEFLELCKKLKNQYDKPAIDMQLQSKDEMLTYALLPFVWSAGGDILSKDGKKAEGVFNDKPTVEAMTFIQTMLKEGYTTRTPVKQAFETEKYPLKMSGVWTVTDMETNFPNVDYGVMPYPVSPKTKKLVSPSGSWQFAMTQTSENKEWAAKLVDWMTNKESNLELSRSIAALPVRYSSEKVLTKEFSDEMNVFMQQLKETGHARPVTPAYPQVTRAFQQAIDDISFFDQNQDIQQVLDTRAKEMQSAIDKAN, encoded by the coding sequence ATGAAAAGGTGGCTCTTCGGAGTTTTATCGTTGTTGTTGATGTTTGCGATGTGGGGCTGCAGCAATAGCAAAAATGCAAATAGCCATGATGGGAAAACGCTTACGGTGTGGGTGCACGTATCTGATGATAGTGAAGAAGGAAAGGTCTATCAAAAGCGGGTGGACGCTTTCAACAAAAAGTATGCTTCTGAAAATGTCGAGGCTAAAATTGATTTCATCCCCAGAAGCGGAAACGGCGGCGGATATGAAGACAAAGTGAACGCGGCGCTGACGACGAACACGCTGCCGGATGTGATCACTTTGGACGGACCGAATACGGCGGCTTATGCGAAATCGGGTGTTATTGCGCCATTGGATGAGTATATCAAAGGACAGGATGATTTATTGCCGAGCATTAAGCAGCAGGGAACTTACCAGGGAAAACTGTATGCGATCGGCGTCAGCGAATCGTCGGTCGGCATTTACTATAACAAAAAAATGCTGAAGGACGCCGGCGTTGATTTGAAAACGCTGCCAACGGTTGAGAATCCATGGACATGGGACGAATTTCTTGAGCTTTGCAAAAAGCTGAAAAATCAATATGACAAACCGGCCATCGATATGCAATTACAGTCAAAAGACGAAATGCTGACGTATGCGCTTTTGCCGTTTGTTTGGTCGGCTGGCGGCGATATCCTTTCAAAAGACGGCAAGAAAGCGGAGGGTGTTTTTAACGATAAACCGACCGTTGAAGCGATGACATTTATTCAAACAATGCTGAAGGAGGGCTATACGACCCGGACTCCGGTTAAGCAGGCGTTTGAAACGGAAAAATATCCGCTGAAAATGAGCGGTGTCTGGACGGTAACCGACATGGAAACAAATTTTCCTAATGTCGATTATGGTGTGATGCCGTATCCTGTTTCGCCAAAAACAAAAAAGCTTGTCTCCCCTTCAGGAAGCTGGCAGTTCGCCATGACACAGACGTCTGAAAACAAGGAGTGGGCGGCAAAATTGGTCGATTGGATGACAAACAAAGAATCCAACCTGGAATTGAGCCGTTCAATCGCCGCGCTGCCTGTGCGCTATTCATCAGAGAAAGTGCTGACAAAAGAATTCTCGGATGAAATGAATGTCTTCATGCAGCAGCTGAAAGAAACGGGGCACGCACGACCGGTAACACCGGCTTATCCACAGGTGACACGCGCATTTCAGCAAGCGATCGATGACATCAGCTTCTTTGATCAGAATCAGGATATTCAACAAGTGCTGGATACGCGTGCAAAAGAAATGCAATCAGCCATCGATAAGGCAAATTAG
- a CDS encoding LacI family DNA-binding transcriptional regulator: MKPSIHDVAKKAGVSSTTVSRVLNNRGYISEKTKEKVYRAMEEINYFPNDLARSLFRKRTNLIGLIIPNSSNPFFGELAFHIESICASMGYKLLLCNSLNRKDKEEKYLEMLMRNQVDGVIAVTYNRGILNYHRQNLPIVAIDHYLSETIPVIGSDNYNGGKKATELLIAKGCRHIIHINGPIELKTPANLRRKAYEDVMQQHGRQPITYEVPFHQNYREIISKLFDEQPAADGIFASDDLMAATVITEAKKRGKDIPGQLKVIGYDGTEAVQSILPELTTIQQPIELISKTAIEILSKAIEGEFDDLPLETYLPVQLLEGETT, encoded by the coding sequence ATGAAGCCTAGCATTCACGACGTTGCAAAAAAAGCGGGAGTTTCATCAACAACCGTTTCGCGGGTATTAAATAACCGCGGCTATATTAGCGAAAAAACAAAAGAAAAAGTCTACAGAGCGATGGAAGAAATCAATTACTTTCCAAACGATTTGGCCCGCTCTTTATTTCGTAAACGAACCAATTTAATAGGGCTCATCATCCCAAACTCCAGCAACCCGTTTTTCGGCGAACTGGCCTTTCATATTGAGAGCATCTGCGCTTCCATGGGCTACAAACTGCTGCTTTGCAACAGCTTAAATCGCAAAGACAAAGAAGAAAAATACTTGGAAATGCTGATGCGAAATCAAGTGGACGGCGTCATCGCCGTGACTTACAACAGGGGCATTTTAAATTATCATCGGCAAAACCTGCCGATTGTCGCCATCGACCATTACTTATCGGAAACGATTCCCGTCATCGGCTCCGACAACTATAACGGAGGAAAAAAAGCGACGGAACTGTTAATTGCAAAAGGCTGCCGGCACATCATCCATATCAACGGACCAATTGAGCTGAAAACACCGGCAAATCTTAGAAGAAAAGCATATGAAGATGTGATGCAACAACACGGGAGACAGCCGATTACATATGAAGTTCCCTTTCATCAAAATTACCGGGAAATCATCTCAAAGCTGTTTGATGAACAGCCTGCAGCTGACGGCATTTTTGCCAGCGATGATCTCATGGCCGCTACAGTCATCACCGAAGCGAAAAAACGCGGAAAAGACATCCCGGGGCAATTAAAGGTGATCGGCTACGACGGAACGGAAGCGGTTCAGTCCATCCTTCCGGAATTGACAACCATCCAGCAGCCGATCGAACTCATTTCCAAGACGGCCATCGAGATTTTGTCCAAAGCCATTGAAGGTGAATTCGATGATTTGCCGCTGGAAACCTATTTGCCCGTACAGCTTTTAGAAGGCGAGACGACTTAA
- a CDS encoding chorismate pyruvate-lyase family protein, with amino-acid sequence MNVSHFFPETLVSLVKDMLTKTDGSTTKAIETLIGGKVEIEVFQQNDIDYDKLSPEEARLFQRDDEILFRTSSLKTGNDYLSYNYVYVKTNLLPPAIKQDLQEERLPIGKIIAELESRREIFSTGDCLGKHFTHLVPVSADRTYAFKKYQIISGRQCMFYVCELFDLEKICELTPG; translated from the coding sequence TTGAATGTAAGCCACTTTTTTCCTGAAACTCTTGTTTCTCTTGTAAAAGACATGTTAACCAAAACCGATGGTTCAACAACCAAAGCGATTGAAACGCTGATCGGCGGCAAAGTCGAAATCGAAGTTTTTCAGCAAAATGATATTGATTATGACAAGCTGTCACCTGAAGAAGCGAGACTGTTTCAACGCGATGATGAAATCTTGTTTAGGACCTCCTCTTTGAAAACAGGCAATGATTACTTATCCTATAATTATGTCTATGTCAAAACAAATTTACTGCCGCCCGCCATCAAACAAGATTTGCAGGAAGAAAGGCTTCCCATCGGGAAAATCATTGCAGAACTGGAGTCAAGGCGTGAAATTTTCAGCACGGGCGACTGCCTGGGAAAACATTTCACACACCTTGTACCTGTTTCGGCAGATCGGACATATGCTTTTAAAAAATATCAGATCATCAGCGGCCGGCAGTGCATGTTCTATGTCTGCGAGCTGTTCGATCTAGAAAAAATCTGCGAACTGACGCCGGGCTGA
- a CDS encoding DUF3298 and DUF4163 domain-containing protein, translated as MNKKSFFKAAAILLTGLLVLLVYGGSAIPSAYAVNGQKPTVTSHTYKNVKELVYPQVQNISSKSLQNKINNDFKRYIEQSYKDYLKNKQDGEQHGYQTAYQTAFSVKYLNDKKLSILTENYVYSGGAHGNTAVRSFNYDLKAKKRVYLTDILNTKKKVDKAKDHILSYIRKHQDVFFPDVKKKDIVLDKQTAFYFTKDGITIVFQQYDVAPYVAGNPVVHVPKSVYQ; from the coding sequence ATGAACAAAAAATCATTTTTTAAAGCGGCAGCCATTCTGCTCACAGGGCTTTTGGTATTGCTGGTGTACGGCGGGTCTGCGATTCCTTCGGCTTATGCTGTGAATGGGCAAAAACCGACGGTGACAAGCCATACATATAAAAATGTCAAGGAGCTTGTCTATCCCCAGGTTCAGAATATAAGCAGCAAATCTCTGCAAAACAAGATCAACAATGACTTTAAGCGTTACATTGAACAGTCTTACAAAGACTATTTGAAAAATAAACAAGACGGTGAACAGCACGGTTATCAAACCGCTTATCAAACGGCGTTCAGCGTGAAATATCTGAACGACAAAAAGCTGAGCATCTTAACGGAGAACTATGTATATTCAGGGGGAGCACACGGCAATACAGCTGTCCGCTCGTTCAACTATGATCTGAAAGCGAAAAAGCGCGTCTATTTGACAGATATTTTGAATACGAAAAAAAAGGTTGATAAAGCAAAAGACCATATCCTCAGCTACATTCGTAAACATCAGGATGTTTTCTTCCCGGACGTGAAGAAGAAAGATATCGTCCTTGATAAACAGACAGCCTTCTATTTTACAAAAGACGGCATTACTATTGTATTCCAACAGTATGACGTTGCACCGTATGTCGCCGGAAACCCTGTCGTACATGTGCCGAAGTCGGTTTACCAATAA
- a CDS encoding class II aldolase/adducin family protein — translation MLYRKEREDLCKVVKLMFTRFETNVAGGNVSVRMNEHHIIMTPTLMSQQKFCDLKPFEILVVDMDEQKIEGEGNITREINMHMACYQEREDIGCVLHAHPKESLVFASLGMDLPNITEATQKLGRIRSLTFAPATSKELAETVRADVNSKKEQPLPQAMLLNKHGILVLDRTLHKAYDMLERIEYNAYAAAKALVFDALNIRKMRDEKLSFNLEE, via the coding sequence GTGTTATATCGTAAAGAACGAGAGGACCTGTGCAAAGTTGTCAAGCTGATGTTTACCCGTTTTGAAACGAACGTCGCAGGCGGAAATGTGAGCGTCAGAATGAACGAGCATCATATCATCATGACACCGACCTTAATGTCCCAGCAAAAGTTTTGCGATCTCAAACCATTTGAAATCCTTGTCGTTGATATGGATGAGCAGAAAATCGAAGGAGAAGGAAACATCACAAGGGAAATCAATATGCACATGGCCTGTTATCAAGAAAGGGAAGACATCGGCTGTGTTCTCCATGCGCATCCGAAGGAATCTTTGGTGTTCGCTTCATTGGGCATGGATCTCCCGAACATCACTGAGGCTACGCAAAAGCTTGGCCGCATTAGGTCGCTCACCTTTGCCCCGGCCACTTCAAAGGAGCTGGCGGAAACGGTCAGAGCCGATGTTAACAGCAAAAAAGAACAGCCTTTGCCCCAGGCCATGCTGCTGAACAAACACGGGATTCTCGTGCTTGACCGAACATTGCACAAGGCGTACGACATGCTGGAGAGAATTGAATACAATGCGTATGCCGCCGCGAAAGCGCTCGTGTTTGATGCGTTAAATATAAGGAAAATGCGAGATGAGAAATTAAGTTTTAATCTGGAGGAATAA
- a CDS encoding 1-phosphofructokinase family hexose kinase: MIYTITLNPAIDRLIKTTGRLTRKKTNRVAETEYDLGGKGLHVSHALSKFGVANQALGFIGSENRTLMEAILTDKKVSHHLFVEEGASTRECIVLLDETDEGSLMITGDGFPVSEENHQRLIRFIDRHVTPNDSVVMAGSLPPGYTNAKLKEILAALKRKGCFIACDLSGEALCLAVELGVDFIKPNQHEAEELFSGQRLSLLEKLRLLADKIDYVVISLGRDGCYASRNGRIYRVTSAAVHERNDTGAGDVFVGAFMAQLVQKADFQTMLRYAVACAASKAAKQNCTDFDMSEAESLFSQIIITELGDDHRVIS; this comes from the coding sequence ATGATATATACGATTACACTGAATCCTGCCATTGACCGGCTGATAAAGACAACTGGACGTTTGACTAGGAAAAAAACGAACCGGGTGGCCGAAACGGAATACGACTTGGGAGGCAAAGGGCTCCACGTTTCACATGCCTTATCCAAGTTCGGTGTCGCCAATCAAGCGCTCGGCTTTATCGGATCAGAAAACCGCACATTAATGGAAGCGATTCTGACCGACAAAAAGGTCAGTCACCATCTTTTTGTTGAAGAGGGGGCGTCGACCCGGGAGTGTATCGTTTTGCTTGATGAAACGGATGAAGGCAGTTTGATGATCACCGGAGACGGCTTTCCCGTTTCAGAGGAGAATCACCAAAGGCTCATTCGTTTTATCGATCGGCATGTCACCCCCAACGATTCCGTTGTGATGGCCGGATCTCTGCCTCCCGGCTATACGAATGCAAAGCTGAAGGAAATTCTCGCTGCATTGAAAAGGAAAGGCTGCTTTATTGCCTGTGATCTCTCAGGGGAGGCGCTATGTTTGGCTGTTGAGCTGGGAGTGGATTTTATAAAGCCGAATCAGCATGAGGCTGAGGAATTGTTTAGCGGACAGCGGCTGTCTTTATTGGAGAAGCTGCGCCTTCTGGCCGACAAAATCGATTATGTCGTCATATCGCTCGGACGCGACGGGTGCTATGCCTCCCGCAACGGCCGGATATACCGCGTGACATCGGCGGCCGTTCATGAGCGGAATGATACAGGTGCCGGAGATGTGTTTGTCGGGGCATTCATGGCTCAATTGGTGCAAAAAGCCGATTTCCAAACGATGCTGCGCTATGCTGTGGCTTGTGCAGCATCCAAAGCGGCAAAGCAAAATTGCACAGATTTTGATATGTCTGAAGCCGAAAGCTTGTTTTCGCAAATCATCATTACAGAATTGGGAGATGATCATCGTGTTATATCGTAA
- a CDS encoding PTS transporter subunit IIC, whose amino-acid sequence MELLQSIIQYVLDLGAAVFVPLLMFLVGIASRMKWKDAVNAAVILGVAFVGMNIVIGFMLDALTPAAQALVKRTGIQLNTIDGGWTSLATLAWAWPLAFLMFPLQMLINAIMLFFNQTKTLNVDLWNVWGKILTAVLVIGVTGNLYIAFLVAAVQMVIELILADVNQKQIERITGIPGVTVSHSMMLFAVFLLPFNWVISKIPLFDRHVDADTLKEKMGVFAENHVMGFIIGLLLGMTAGYSVPDMLLLAVQAAAALTLFPMVAKLFMQALSPLSDAISEFMKNKFKNRKLFIGLDWPILAGSSEAWVAMILMVPVTLIYAVLLPGNAILPFAGIINISLAVPALIITGGNLLRMLLLGIITTPVFLYIATGFAPSITQLAKDTNAVKIGEGQMLSWSTLEYPVFRYIFAKAGELLQGHVAGFILAAVWLLFFALYCRMMKKRTKELEKEETV is encoded by the coding sequence ATGGAGCTATTGCAAAGCATTATTCAGTATGTATTGGATCTCGGGGCAGCTGTATTTGTGCCGCTTCTTATGTTTCTTGTCGGCATCGCTTCCAGAATGAAATGGAAGGATGCCGTCAATGCAGCGGTCATACTCGGCGTTGCCTTTGTCGGAATGAACATTGTCATCGGATTTATGCTGGATGCACTGACACCCGCTGCTCAAGCTCTCGTCAAAAGAACGGGTATACAGCTCAATACGATCGATGGGGGCTGGACATCGCTGGCCACCCTGGCCTGGGCATGGCCGCTCGCGTTTCTGATGTTTCCGCTGCAAATGCTGATTAATGCCATCATGCTTTTTTTCAATCAAACGAAGACATTAAACGTTGATTTATGGAATGTGTGGGGGAAGATCTTAACAGCCGTCCTTGTGATCGGTGTCACCGGGAATCTTTATATCGCCTTTTTGGTCGCTGCCGTTCAAATGGTAATTGAGCTGATCCTGGCCGATGTGAACCAAAAACAAATTGAAAGGATAACGGGAATCCCCGGCGTCACCGTCTCGCACAGTATGATGCTGTTTGCTGTGTTTTTGCTTCCGTTCAACTGGGTCATCAGCAAGATACCGTTGTTTGACCGGCATGTTGACGCCGATACATTAAAAGAAAAAATGGGTGTTTTTGCGGAGAATCATGTGATGGGCTTCATCATCGGCCTGCTGCTTGGGATGACAGCCGGCTATTCCGTCCCCGACATGCTGCTGCTCGCCGTACAGGCTGCTGCTGCCTTAACATTGTTTCCGATGGTTGCCAAGCTCTTCATGCAAGCGCTCTCTCCATTGTCGGATGCCATTTCTGAGTTTATGAAAAACAAATTTAAAAACCGGAAGCTGTTCATCGGTCTCGATTGGCCGATTTTGGCGGGAAGCAGTGAAGCATGGGTAGCGATGATCTTGATGGTTCCCGTTACGTTAATCTATGCCGTCCTTTTGCCCGGCAATGCGATTTTGCCGTTCGCCGGGATCATTAATATTTCATTAGCCGTGCCGGCACTGATCATTACCGGAGGCAACCTCCTGCGCATGCTGCTTTTGGGCATCATTACGACACCTGTATTTCTGTATATTGCCACCGGTTTTGCACCATCCATCACACAGCTGGCAAAGGATACAAACGCGGTGAAGATCGGTGAAGGCCAGATGCTGTCTTGGAGTACGCTGGAATACCCGGTGTTTCGCTATATTTTTGCAAAAGCGGGTGAATTGTTGCAAGGCCATGTCGCCGGCTTTATTCTCGCCGCCGTATGGCTCCTTTTCTTCGCCTTGTATTGCCGGATGATGAAGAAGCGGACGAAAGAACTGGAAAAGGAAGAAACGGTATAA
- a CDS encoding PTS sugar transporter subunit IIB, whose amino-acid sequence MKKVIVACGSGVATSQTVASKVKRILEENGIRASVDAVDIKSLEQYIGSSDVYIAITKTKKEYAIPTLNGIAFLTGMGLQEETDRLIQLLT is encoded by the coding sequence ATGAAAAAAGTGATCGTAGCGTGCGGGTCGGGAGTGGCGACAAGCCAGACTGTTGCTTCAAAAGTAAAAAGGATATTGGAGGAAAACGGCATCCGTGCAAGCGTGGACGCGGTCGATATTAAATCATTGGAGCAGTACATCGGCTCAAGCGATGTTTATATCGCCATTACAAAAACCAAAAAAGAATATGCCATTCCGACATTAAATGGTATCGCTTTTTTAACGGGGATGGGGCTTCAGGAAGAAACGGATAGGCTGATTCAATTATTAACATAA
- a CDS encoding PTS sugar transporter subunit IIA, which produces MNEADLFKEELIFTDIHAQTPSELLTEIGCALEQLGYVEKSFTGAIIERERQYPTGLALPEFSIGLPHTDARHVKQAFIAVVKNDQKLPFIHMGTEDQEVDIDCFFVLGVKDPCKQVKVLQLLIEKLNDSRFVRRLKTMDEKKQLFTFLKQTVQE; this is translated from the coding sequence GTGAATGAAGCTGATTTATTCAAGGAAGAACTCATTTTTACCGATATCCATGCACAAACGCCGTCTGAACTGCTAACAGAAATCGGTTGTGCATTAGAGCAATTGGGATATGTCGAAAAGTCGTTTACAGGCGCGATCATAGAGAGGGAACGGCAATATCCGACAGGGCTGGCGCTTCCGGAATTTAGCATCGGTCTTCCCCATACCGATGCCAGGCACGTGAAGCAGGCCTTTATCGCGGTTGTGAAAAATGACCAAAAATTGCCGTTCATCCATATGGGGACAGAAGATCAGGAAGTGGATATCGATTGTTTTTTTGTACTGGGGGTGAAAGATCCCTGCAAACAGGTCAAAGTGCTGCAACTTCTGATCGAAAAGTTGAATGACAGCCGCTTTGTCAGACGTTTGAAGACGATGGATGAGAAAAAACAATTGTTCACCTTTCTAAAACAAACTGTGCAGGAGTGA
- a CDS encoding BglG family transcription antiterminator — protein MKNKLKDVVQHLVMNRSSTVDWIEKEISQNKSAICSHIRQLNDYIGKQKLDLIQITREDGRILISDKTREYLYIMLKKATFVELDYIPPELRTGLIVIKLSTNPARDSLKELADFAAVSKNTMLHDMKAVKESLRNESLDLQYSRKDGYQLIGSEYRIRKKLVIETKKLLTRDAGAALLERKGLIDQNELFLLKERLMKAEKELKISLTDEQIEDLPIVLYLLIRRIKECRREWTLEFEEADLIHTKEYQCLKNIFWGMTELSENDKLYLSLQVLSSNKLESALDLSSGGDLVNCVHEFLDVLEGQLATDLMKKEELKHRLLLHLRPAVYRIKMGLNIDNPLKDQFIGEFPSVYSIVSNSVFPIEKVIGLPLSQEEVAYLAMIVQAWIHQTEGEADFVFKALVVCRNGISVSKLLLETLKGMFPHFQFIGAYAERNFKEHEQKVDFIFSTVPLNTVKKTFLVDPILNEKDRFLLKKEIQKYIEQDSEKKARELLFHLKDYIDQKDYPAVQEKLMSFFNQSSSSACANDDRIKGEKLFPFSEDHIGFTERDMSWEEALEQAIKPMKLRGSINENYKRRLTELFAEESRRMMIGPFIYLPHAKPDDGVVHEDFSILICRHRVVMPDGNAAKAIVVLAPEDEHHHVPTLLHLNDLFLNDSAKIWKAQTKRDVLDRICLSSEGRGWRR, from the coding sequence ATGAAAAATAAATTAAAAGACGTTGTTCAGCATTTAGTGATGAATCGTTCTTCTACGGTCGATTGGATCGAAAAAGAGATCAGCCAAAATAAAAGTGCAATTTGCAGCCATATTAGACAGCTGAATGACTACATTGGCAAGCAGAAGCTGGATTTGATTCAAATTACCCGAGAAGACGGCCGCATTTTGATCTCTGACAAAACGCGGGAATACCTTTATATCATGCTGAAAAAGGCAACATTTGTTGAACTGGACTACATTCCGCCGGAACTGAGAACGGGCCTGATCGTCATTAAACTCTCCACAAATCCGGCCCGTGATTCTTTAAAAGAGCTGGCTGACTTTGCAGCGGTCAGCAAAAATACGATGCTCCATGATATGAAGGCCGTCAAGGAATCTTTGCGAAACGAATCGCTGGATTTGCAATATTCGAGAAAAGACGGTTATCAGTTGATCGGCTCTGAGTATCGCATTCGCAAAAAGCTGGTCATTGAGACGAAAAAACTGCTGACTCGCGATGCCGGCGCCGCCTTATTGGAGCGGAAAGGGCTGATCGATCAAAATGAGCTGTTCCTTTTAAAAGAACGCTTAATGAAAGCGGAAAAAGAATTGAAGATTTCGCTGACTGACGAACAAATTGAAGATTTACCGATCGTCCTCTACTTGCTGATCAGGCGGATCAAGGAATGCAGGCGGGAGTGGACGCTTGAATTTGAAGAGGCGGACCTCATCCATACAAAGGAATATCAGTGTCTTAAAAATATATTTTGGGGTATGACCGAGCTGAGTGAAAACGATAAATTGTATTTGTCTCTTCAGGTGCTGTCATCCAACAAGCTTGAATCTGCACTTGATCTTTCAAGCGGCGGGGATCTGGTGAATTGCGTCCATGAATTCCTCGATGTGCTTGAAGGACAGCTGGCGACAGATTTAATGAAGAAAGAAGAGCTTAAACATAGGCTGCTTCTCCATTTGCGGCCTGCGGTTTACAGAATAAAGATGGGGCTGAACATCGACAATCCATTAAAGGATCAATTTATCGGCGAATTTCCATCCGTCTATTCCATCGTCAGCAATTCCGTTTTTCCGATCGAAAAGGTTATCGGGCTGCCGCTCTCGCAGGAAGAGGTCGCTTATCTTGCGATGATTGTACAGGCCTGGATTCATCAGACAGAAGGAGAAGCGGATTTTGTCTTTAAAGCTTTGGTTGTATGCCGGAACGGAATTTCTGTATCAAAGCTTCTCCTTGAAACATTAAAAGGAATGTTTCCCCATTTTCAGTTCATTGGCGCATATGCGGAGCGGAATTTTAAAGAACACGAACAAAAGGTGGATTTTATTTTTTCAACCGTCCCTTTAAATACTGTGAAAAAAACGTTTTTAGTCGATCCGATTTTAAATGAGAAAGATCGCTTCTTATTAAAAAAAGAGATTCAAAAATATATAGAACAAGATAGTGAAAAAAAGGCGCGCGAATTATTATTTCATTTGAAAGATTATATCGATCAAAAGGATTATCCGGCTGTGCAAGAGAAACTCATGTCTTTCTTTAATCAATCATCTTCTTCTGCATGTGCAAACGACGATCGCATTAAAGGTGAAAAGCTGTTCCCATTTTCAGAAGACCATATCGGTTTTACTGAAAGGGACATGAGTTGGGAAGAAGCGCTTGAACAAGCGATTAAGCCCATGAAGTTAAGGGGGTCCATCAATGAAAATTATAAGCGGCGGCTGACGGAACTGTTTGCGGAGGAAAGCCGCAGAATGATGATTGGCCCGTTCATCTATCTCCCGCACGCGAAGCCGGACGATGGGGTGGTGCATGAGGATTTCAGCATTTTGATATGCAGGCACCGTGTGGTCATGCCTGACGGAAATGCTGCAAAAGCGATTGTCGTGCTGGCTCCCGAAGATGAACATCATCATGTACCTACTCTTCTGCATTTGAACGATTTGTTTTTGAATGACTCAGCGAAGATATGGAAGGCACAGACAAAAAGAGATGTCCTCGATCGTATCTGCCTGTCTTCTGAGGGAAGGGGGTGGAGAAGGTGA
- a CDS encoding 5-methyltetrahydropteroyltriglutamate--homocysteine S-methyltransferase encodes MTNPAAELSQTPNQKKGPYRADQVGSLLRSEPVKRARLQKASGEITTEQLREVENEEIKRIVEKQKEIGLQAVTDGEFRRSWWHFDFLEGLDGVEGYTADKGIQFHNVVTKPRGIKVTGKVDFTNHPMLDDYRFLHRIAGDHTAKMTIPSPNMLFFRGKLDESPYADLDEFHHDVAQAYKKAIDAFYDAGCRYLQLDDTAWSVFFSEKGHEQIKAFGRQPDELRESFAKTINEALDGRPDDLTVTMHICRGNFRSTYVASGGYDAAAETIFDGLNLDGLFLEFDDERSGGFEPLRYVKRKDLQIVLGLITSKFGELEDPAAVKRRIEEASRYVDLSQLCLSPQCGFASTEEGNLLTEEQQWEKLRHVIDIAEDVWK; translated from the coding sequence ATGACAAATCCAGCAGCTGAACTGTCACAAACGCCAAATCAAAAAAAGGGGCCGTACCGGGCTGATCAAGTGGGCAGCCTTTTGCGGTCAGAACCTGTGAAAAGAGCGCGCCTTCAAAAAGCGTCCGGTGAAATCACCACTGAACAATTGCGCGAAGTCGAGAACGAAGAGATCAAGCGCATCGTTGAAAAACAAAAAGAGATTGGGCTTCAAGCCGTGACAGACGGCGAATTCCGCCGCTCATGGTGGCACTTCGACTTTCTGGAGGGCCTTGACGGTGTAGAGGGTTATACAGCGGACAAGGGAATTCAATTTCACAATGTAGTAACAAAACCGCGCGGCATAAAAGTGACCGGCAAAGTCGATTTTACGAATCATCCAATGCTTGACGATTATCGTTTTCTTCATCGTATTGCCGGAGACCATACGGCGAAAATGACAATTCCGAGCCCGAATATGCTGTTTTTCAGAGGAAAGCTTGATGAAAGCCCGTACGCGGATCTGGATGAGTTCCATCATGATGTGGCCCAAGCTTACAAAAAAGCGATCGACGCGTTTTATGATGCAGGCTGCCGCTATCTGCAGCTTGACGACACAGCTTGGTCCGTATTTTTCTCTGAAAAGGGACACGAACAAATCAAAGCGTTCGGACGCCAGCCTGATGAACTGCGTGAATCCTTCGCCAAAACGATCAATGAAGCGCTTGACGGACGCCCTGATGATTTGACCGTCACCATGCATATTTGCCGCGGAAACTTCCGTTCGACATATGTGGCCTCAGGCGGCTACGACGCGGCCGCGGAAACGATTTTCGACGGACTGAACCTTGACGGACTCTTCCTGGAATTTGACGATGAACGCTCCGGCGGGTTTGAACCGCTTCGTTACGTCAAACGGAAAGATTTACAGATCGTCCTCGGCTTAATTACTTCTAAGTTTGGAGAGCTTGAAGACCCTGCAGCCGTCAAGCGCCGTATTGAAGAAGCTTCCCGCTATGTTGATCTGAGCCAGCTCTGCCTGAGTCCGCAGTGCGGCTTCGCTTCAACGGAAGAGGGAAACCTTTTAACGGAAGAACAGCAGTGGGAAAAACTGCGCCATGTAATTGACATTGCAGAAGATGTGTGGAAATAA